A genomic stretch from Telopea speciosissima isolate NSW1024214 ecotype Mountain lineage chromosome 7, Tspe_v1, whole genome shotgun sequence includes:
- the LOC122666625 gene encoding small polypeptide DEVIL 22-like, with the protein MVQVDQLHQNNKCVRPRSKKSVHGFSSRCASLVKEQRARIYILRRCATMLLCWYIQGDD; encoded by the coding sequence ATGGTTCAGGTTGATCAACTCCATCAAAACAATAAATGTGTCCGTCCCCGCTCGAAGAAGAGTGTCCATGGCTTCTCTAGCAGGTGTGCCTCTCTGGTGAAGGAGCAACGTGCCAGAATTTATATACTTCGACGCTGCGCAACCATGCTTTTGTGCTGGTACATCCAGGGTGATGATTGA